In Aquimarina sp. TRL1, a single window of DNA contains:
- the ltrA gene encoding group II intron reverse transcriptase/maturase: MIESVLEATNLYKAERQVLRNKGASGVDGIRYSDLPGFIRKHRAKLLNSIIDNSYIPDAILGVSIPKGKGKTRLLGIPTVVDRWLQQAVSQQLMTRFEYDFEPFSYGFRPNKSLHKAVLQAQRYINDGFQDIVDIDLAGFFDTVDHSILLQLIYNKVKCPTTLRLIRKWLRAPIVIGGRLYKRRRGIPQGSPLSPLLSNIMLDVLDKELEKQGLRYVRYADDFSIYTGSKSKAKEVGNKMYVFLRDRLKLPINKSKSGIRRAVNFELLGHGFVPIYNKGTKGQYQLVVSKSSWNTFKRDLKRLTKKTKPMSMKERLEKITQVCRGWVNNYRLTNSYTKLKKLDEWLRNRLRYCIWHDWKKPERKRKNLIRLGIKYGQAYAWSRTRMGGWAVAQSPILGTTITISRLKRKGYVPMIDYLNKRQTSIW; encoded by the coding sequence ATGATTGAATCGGTATTAGAAGCGACTAACCTTTATAAAGCAGAACGCCAAGTTCTGCGTAATAAGGGCGCTAGTGGGGTAGATGGAATTAGGTACAGTGATCTTCCGGGTTTTATACGGAAACACCGAGCTAAGCTTCTAAACTCCATAATAGATAATAGTTATATTCCCGATGCGATTTTGGGCGTCAGTATCCCTAAAGGAAAAGGCAAAACCAGACTTTTGGGTATTCCTACTGTAGTTGATAGGTGGTTGCAACAAGCGGTAAGCCAACAACTAATGACAAGGTTTGAATATGATTTTGAACCTTTTAGTTATGGTTTTCGTCCCAATAAGAGTCTCCACAAAGCAGTATTACAAGCACAGAGATACATCAACGATGGATTTCAGGACATTGTAGATATTGATTTAGCAGGATTTTTCGATACTGTAGACCACAGTATTTTACTACAATTAATCTACAACAAGGTAAAATGTCCAACTACCTTGCGACTGATCCGCAAATGGCTACGGGCTCCCATCGTTATAGGGGGTAGGTTGTATAAACGCCGAAGAGGAATCCCTCAAGGTAGCCCACTAAGTCCATTATTATCTAATATTATGTTAGATGTTTTGGATAAGGAACTTGAAAAACAAGGACTACGATATGTCCGTTATGCAGATGATTTTAGTATATATACAGGATCCAAAAGCAAAGCTAAAGAAGTTGGAAATAAGATGTATGTTTTTCTAAGAGATAGACTTAAATTACCAATAAACAAGTCAAAAAGCGGAATACGCAGAGCTGTAAATTTTGAGTTGTTAGGGCATGGATTTGTACCGATTTACAATAAAGGTACAAAAGGACAGTACCAGTTGGTTGTAAGTAAAAGTAGTTGGAATACATTTAAGCGTGATCTGAAAAGGTTAACCAAGAAAACCAAACCCATGTCTATGAAAGAACGTCTGGAAAAAATTACCCAGGTATGCAGAGGGTGGGTCAACAATTATCGGTTGACCAATAGCTACACCAAACTTAAAAAGTTAGATGAGTGGCTACGTAACCGACTGCGGTATTGCATTTGGCATGATTGGAAAAAGCCGGAGCGGAAACGCAAGAACCTGATTCGATTAGGAATCAAGTATGGACAAGCCTATGCTTGGAGTCGAACCCGTATGGGAGGTTGGGCAGTAGCTCAAAGCCCTATACTGGGTACTACAATTACCATATCCAGACTTAAAAGAAAAGGATATGTTCCTATGATAGACTACTTAAATAAGAGACAAACTTCGATTTGGTGA
- a CDS encoding SMI1/KNR4 family protein, translating into MPFSIEEKYIIETESELNVKFPIEFKTWMMKSNGGELIIHEFEFELYPFFDKSDKKRISRTCNHIGHETKNAREWNGFPDNGIAIGSDGFGNQLILSHNGNRNLTDELHFWNHETRQVEKIAESINKLYIEKSLFWNRKFNK; encoded by the coding sequence ATGCCATTTTCTATAGAAGAAAAATATATAATCGAGACGGAATCTGAACTAAATGTAAAATTCCCAATTGAATTTAAAACTTGGATGATGAAATCAAATGGAGGTGAATTAATAATACACGAATTTGAATTTGAACTTTATCCATTTTTTGACAAATCTGACAAAAAAAGAATAAGTAGGACTTGCAACCATATCGGGCATGAAACAAAAAATGCTCGTGAATGGAATGGTTTTCCTGACAATGGAATCGCAATTGGTTCAGACGGATTTGGTAATCAATTAATCTTGAGTCATAACGGAAATAGGAATTTAACTGACGAACTTCACTTTTGGAATCACGAGACAAGGCAAGTAGAAAAAATAGCTGAATCAATTAATAAACTTTACATTGAAAAAAGCTTATTCTGGAACAGAAAGTTTAATAAATAA
- a CDS encoding YegJ family protein, with protein MKKILILISVLTLSCNQSKKSKVERENEPDVYNLQETDMEMNNAITKANETFNLFKETFQNDSVNKYYFSIKQKYDTPDGGNEHLWVGQIILNQSDYYGIIGNEPISTLKVKLGDTVRIDKKQISDWMIVDNSNGKVKGGYTIRVLRNRMSETERNQFDQNNGLIFEK; from the coding sequence ATGAAAAAAATACTAATACTTATTTCAGTCCTTACACTATCCTGTAATCAATCAAAAAAGTCAAAAGTTGAAAGAGAAAATGAACCAGATGTATATAATCTGCAAGAAACGGATATGGAAATGAACAATGCAATTACTAAAGCAAATGAAACATTTAATTTATTCAAAGAAACTTTCCAAAATGATAGTGTGAACAAATATTACTTTTCAATAAAACAAAAATATGACACACCAGATGGTGGTAATGAACATTTATGGGTGGGACAAATAATTTTAAATCAATCTGACTACTATGGAATTATAGGTAATGAACCCATTTCGACCCTGAAAGTTAAATTAGGAGATACCGTAAGAATTGACAAAAAACAAATCTCTGATTGGATGATTGTTGATAATAGCAATGGAAAGGTTAAAGGTGGTTATACGATTAGAGTATTACGTAATAGAATGTCAGAAACTGAAAGAAATCAATTTGATCAAAATAATGGGTTAATATTTGAAAAATAA
- a CDS encoding IS1182 family transposase, which translates to MQGKKIYQEKLFSSFQLSARVPKTNFYRRLHEVLHLDFLYQATKKYYGKSGQQSIDPVVFFKFCLVGYLENIISDRKLIEHCSMRMDLLYFLGYDIDEELPWHSTISRTRQLFPEEVFTKVFEHILELCIGKGMVCRHTQAVDSAPVKSNASMDSLELKVPIQDLKAHLAEVRHISNRDKEIYRKAKQDKASKAQKTITANKKQLDNIVTRNKKWSKDQNYRVGSNNKGSRYTSNKTHYSPTDPDARISVKPGKARKLNYLSQLVVDSGHHVITDIQAYHADGKDNQQLQDIVLRTKERLWNYGFLWENCLADTGYSSGENYAFLEQQQLESYIPAHGTYKGGPEGFTYHKEQDYYECPQGKVIPFKKVFVETKNQTKKKEYRASKQVCKECPIRTQCLKSSQEKRITVTFYREEYERNNARVKSKRGRQMKAIRQSTVEPVFGTLTQFMGLRKINTIGLSQANKVMHLSATAYNLKKYLKFIEKRVKNEAKAKYFFFLIKNVLIDLKLSFIRP; encoded by the coding sequence ATGCAAGGCAAAAAGATTTATCAGGAAAAACTATTCAGCAGTTTTCAATTAAGTGCTCGCGTACCCAAGACTAATTTCTACAGGCGTTTACACGAGGTACTGCATCTTGATTTTTTATACCAAGCCACAAAAAAGTATTATGGTAAAAGTGGTCAACAAAGTATTGACCCAGTAGTATTTTTTAAATTTTGTTTGGTTGGCTATTTAGAGAATATCATCAGTGACCGTAAGCTCATTGAGCATTGCAGTATGCGCATGGACTTGTTGTATTTTTTAGGCTATGATATCGATGAAGAATTACCATGGCATAGCACGATAAGTAGAACGCGCCAATTATTTCCAGAGGAAGTTTTCACTAAGGTGTTTGAACATATTTTAGAGTTGTGTATAGGCAAGGGTATGGTCTGCAGACATACTCAAGCAGTGGATTCAGCACCAGTAAAATCCAATGCTAGTATGGATAGTTTAGAGTTAAAAGTACCCATTCAAGATTTAAAGGCACATCTGGCAGAAGTACGCCATATCAGTAATAGAGATAAAGAAATATATCGCAAAGCTAAGCAAGATAAAGCCAGTAAAGCTCAAAAGACCATTACTGCTAATAAAAAACAGTTAGACAATATTGTCACGAGAAACAAGAAGTGGTCAAAGGATCAAAACTATCGGGTAGGTTCAAATAACAAAGGAAGTCGTTATACCAGTAACAAAACCCATTACAGTCCTACAGACCCAGATGCCCGTATCAGTGTAAAACCCGGTAAAGCTCGAAAATTAAATTACCTAAGCCAACTAGTAGTAGATAGCGGACATCATGTAATTACCGATATCCAAGCCTATCATGCAGATGGCAAAGACAATCAGCAATTGCAAGATATTGTATTACGTACGAAAGAGCGTTTATGGAACTATGGATTTCTATGGGAAAACTGCTTAGCAGATACAGGCTATAGCAGTGGAGAGAACTATGCTTTTTTAGAACAACAACAATTAGAAAGCTATATACCTGCACATGGCACTTACAAAGGGGGACCAGAAGGGTTTACATATCATAAAGAACAAGATTATTATGAGTGTCCACAGGGCAAAGTAATTCCCTTCAAAAAGGTATTTGTAGAAACCAAGAATCAAACCAAGAAAAAGGAATATAGAGCTTCAAAGCAAGTGTGTAAAGAATGTCCTATTAGAACACAGTGTTTGAAAAGTAGTCAAGAAAAACGAATAACGGTCACCTTCTATCGAGAAGAATATGAACGTAACAATGCCAGAGTAAAAAGTAAGCGAGGAAGACAGATGAAAGCCATAAGGCAAAGTACAGTAGAACCTGTATTTGGAACCTTAACTCAATTTATGGGACTTCGAAAAATAAATACCATAGGATTATCACAAGCTAACAAAGTAATGCATCTCTCTGCTACTGCTTATAACTTAAAAAAGTACCTGAAATTCATTGAAAAACGAGTAAAAAATGAGGCGAAAGCCAAGTACTTTTTCTTTTTAATCAAAAACGTATTGATAGACCTAAAATTATCATTTATAAGACCTTAA
- a CDS encoding D-Ala-D-Ala carboxypeptidase family metallohydrolase, translating to MGKNNNRIWWAVGSASIVLLGAIAIQKLTRKDRKEKVDLSKFDSPDIQGSGKCMDKEFIRMLQKLAKVTRLPIFDMINSGARSSYWNTKVGGVSNSSHKIPTCKAADIKAPTKAIRNKIVVAAKLVGFKRIGVGKTFVHLDNDSSKKQYVAWGYPSGTKPPINPFI from the coding sequence ATGGGAAAGAATAATAACAGAATATGGTGGGCAGTAGGCAGCGCTAGTATAGTACTTTTAGGAGCTATAGCAATCCAAAAATTAACTAGGAAAGATAGGAAAGAAAAGGTTGATCTTTCCAAATTCGATAGTCCGGATATTCAAGGGTCAGGTAAATGCATGGATAAAGAATTCATTCGAATGCTTCAAAAACTGGCAAAAGTAACCAGACTTCCTATTTTTGATATGATTAATTCAGGGGCGAGATCATCATATTGGAATACTAAAGTAGGTGGAGTATCAAATTCTTCGCATAAGATACCTACTTGCAAAGCTGCTGATATAAAAGCGCCTACAAAAGCTATTAGAAACAAGATTGTAGTGGCAGCAAAATTGGTAGGTTTTAAGCGTATTGGAGTAGGTAAAACCTTTGTGCATTTGGATAATGATAGTTCAAAAAAACAGTATGTAGCTTGGGGCTATCCTTCGGGAACCAAGCCGCCAATTAATCCATTTATTTAA
- a CDS encoding glycoside hydrolase family 73 protein, producing MKEQFVVKYYPYAKKASEKSGVPVLFALAQSALESGWGKSAKGNMMFGVKKGSGRNYGGWSQGLTQLITTTEYSSLPTRHFPFIYPGYPIQTSSGKWKYRIKDVFRAYPSPFFSFMDWAGLLLKNKRYRNAIQHRKDPYRFADEVARAGYATDPNYASKIKRIMKEIEQIVVLNKLNKKEKNIVVPMVIMGISVIVIIIGVVKSNTK from the coding sequence ATGAAAGAGCAATTCGTGGTGAAGTATTATCCTTATGCTAAAAAGGCTTCCGAAAAATCAGGTGTGCCTGTTCTTTTTGCATTAGCACAAAGTGCTTTAGAATCGGGTTGGGGAAAATCAGCGAAGGGAAATATGATGTTTGGAGTAAAAAAGGGTTCTGGAAGAAATTACGGAGGTTGGTCGCAAGGTCTAACCCAATTGATTACCACTACAGAGTATTCGTCCCTACCAACAAGGCACTTCCCTTTTATTTATCCAGGATACCCAATTCAAACTTCAAGTGGGAAATGGAAGTATAGGATAAAAGATGTTTTTCGGGCATACCCAAGTCCTTTCTTTTCTTTCATGGATTGGGCGGGATTACTTCTTAAAAACAAGAGATACCGAAATGCTATACAACATAGAAAAGATCCTTATCGATTCGCGGATGAAGTGGCAAGAGCAGGGTATGCAACAGATCCAAACTACGCTAGTAAGATCAAAAGAATAATGAAAGAGATCGAGCAGATTGTAGTTCTGAATAAATTAAATAAAAAAGAAAAGAACATTGTTGTTCCAATGGTCATTATGGGAATAAGTGTCATTGTGATAATAATTGGAGTAGTAAAGAGTAATACGAAATGA
- a CDS encoding peptidoglycan-binding protein, translating to MEIKNKKPIVKKTSKDDKTLWIIIGVTALGLGGIGFWYYKKRKSKLEMLSIEEDLDREIASTIANNTIGRSTTTGRPTRFRCKSSKYPLQYGTCFKDVKILQSYLSKIYKADLGRSGRSRDGVDGIFGNKTNRAAKKHLQRTSFSKQDIDGMRTAIKTIKR from the coding sequence ATGGAGATAAAGAATAAAAAACCAATAGTCAAAAAAACAAGCAAGGATGATAAAACACTTTGGATCATTATCGGAGTTACCGCCCTTGGGTTAGGAGGGATTGGATTTTGGTACTATAAGAAGCGCAAAAGCAAATTAGAAATGTTATCTATAGAGGAGGATCTTGATCGAGAAATAGCAAGTACTATAGCAAACAATACAATAGGAAGATCAACTACAACAGGAAGACCTACAAGATTTAGATGCAAGAGTAGTAAATACCCTCTTCAATATGGTACTTGCTTTAAGGACGTAAAAATATTGCAATCTTATTTAAGTAAAATTTATAAAGCGGATTTGGGACGTTCTGGAAGGAGTAGAGATGGAGTTGACGGAATATTTGGGAATAAAACAAACAGAGCAGCCAAGAAACATTTGCAAAGAACATCTTTTAGCAAACAAGATATCGATGGAATGAGAACGGCTATTAAAACGATAAAGAGATGA